A DNA window from Ornithinimicrobium humiphilum contains the following coding sequences:
- a CDS encoding DEAD/DEAH box helicase: MSRAVMAKSVSAGSTGKKSRHTPAQKKAAREAREKQARAQLKGPRRRPEGRYGESSDRRDDRGGYQRRDDRGGSDRRDDRGGYQRRDERGGYQGREDRGGYQGRSDRGGYQGRNDRSGSDRGGYQGRSDRGGFERRDDRGGYQGRSDRGGYQGRNDRSGSDRGGYQGRSDRGGFERRDDRGGYQGRSDRGGYQGRSDRGGFERRDDRGGYQRRDDRGGYQRRDDRPARPRWADEDRSDYRQERRDREVREERRTGSRNEHTWRTHRDERDGREARRGHHEGRGWEDRRHRGDRFDDRRGGRPERDDAGFVEAEQEREAADAAYQEHLAASAAKETVATVTEDNGFAALGLHEDLVAALARTGITQPFPIQAATIPDALEGKDLLGRGQTGSGKTMAFGLPMLHRLAGRPRAVPHRPRAIILTPTRELAMQIVDALAPLMRAIDKRFLLVAGGMSYTPQLAGLERGVDVLVATPGRLIDLIERSAADLSEVEVTILDEADHMAEMGFVDAIKQVLDLTPTDGQRLLFSATLDHGVDQVAQAYLTDPVTHSTDDVAASVDTMEHHVFLVHPHHKKPITAAIANRPGRTVVFCRTKLGADRVAMQLRDSGVFAAALHGGLNQAQRTRVLDAFKGGTLPVLVATDVAARGIHVDEVSLVLQVDPPADHKDYLHRSGRTARAGEDGVVVTLALPHQKRQVGRLLDAAGVQTDPLPVAPEDVAVIETAGGSVPDAEPIPQSRLDDILRPPRPQGRGGRGRYNDRNGRDGGRGGRGGYGGRGGDRDQRGGPSRRPRRDPDAPARDARPDWRPRG, encoded by the coding sequence GTGAGTCGTGCCGTCATGGCCAAATCTGTCAGCGCCGGGAGCACCGGCAAGAAGTCCCGTCACACCCCGGCCCAGAAGAAGGCCGCCCGCGAGGCCCGCGAGAAGCAGGCCCGTGCGCAGCTCAAGGGCCCCCGTCGCCGCCCCGAGGGCCGCTACGGCGAGAGCAGCGACCGCCGCGACGACCGTGGCGGCTACCAGCGTCGCGACGACCGCGGCGGTTCTGACCGTCGTGACGACCGCGGTGGTTACCAGCGTCGCGACGAGCGGGGTGGCTACCAGGGTCGTGAGGACCGTGGTGGCTACCAGGGCCGGAGCGACCGCGGCGGTTACCAGGGCCGCAACGACCGCAGCGGCTCCGACCGCGGCGGTTACCAGGGTCGCAGCGACCGTGGTGGCTTCGAGCGTCGTGACGACCGCGGCGGTTACCAGGGCCGGAGCGACCGCGGCGGTTACCAGGGCCGCAACGACCGCAGCGGCTCCGACCGCGGCGGTTACCAGGGTCGCAGCGACCGTGGTGGCTTCGAGCGTCGTGACGACCGTGGCGGTTACCAGGGCCGGAGCGACCGCGGGGGTTACCAGGGTCGCAGCGACCGTGGTGGCTTCGAGCGTCGTGACGACCGTGGTGGCTACCAGCGCCGCGACGACCGTGGTGGCTACCAGCGTCGCGACGACCGTCCCGCCCGCCCCCGCTGGGCCGACGAGGACCGCAGCGACTACCGCCAGGAGCGCCGCGACCGCGAGGTCCGCGAGGAGCGCCGCACCGGCAGCCGCAACGAGCACACCTGGCGCACCCACCGTGACGAGCGCGACGGCCGCGAGGCCCGTCGGGGCCACCACGAGGGCCGCGGCTGGGAGGACCGCCGTCACCGCGGCGACCGCTTCGACGACCGCCGTGGCGGCCGCCCCGAGCGCGACGACGCCGGCTTCGTCGAGGCCGAGCAGGAGCGTGAGGCCGCCGACGCGGCCTACCAGGAGCACCTGGCCGCCAGCGCCGCCAAGGAGACGGTCGCGACCGTCACCGAGGACAACGGCTTCGCCGCGCTGGGTCTGCACGAGGACCTGGTCGCCGCCCTAGCCCGCACCGGCATCACCCAGCCGTTCCCGATCCAGGCCGCGACCATCCCGGACGCGCTCGAGGGCAAGGACCTGCTGGGCCGCGGCCAGACCGGCTCGGGCAAGACCATGGCCTTCGGCCTGCCGATGCTGCACCGTCTCGCCGGGCGTCCCCGCGCGGTGCCGCACCGCCCGCGCGCCATCATCCTCACCCCGACGCGCGAGCTCGCCATGCAGATCGTCGACGCGCTGGCCCCGCTCATGCGTGCCATCGACAAGCGCTTCCTGCTCGTCGCCGGCGGTATGTCGTACACCCCGCAGCTCGCGGGCCTGGAGCGTGGCGTCGACGTGCTCGTCGCCACCCCGGGCCGCCTGATCGACCTCATCGAGCGCTCGGCCGCCGACCTCTCCGAGGTCGAGGTCACGATCCTCGACGAGGCCGACCACATGGCCGAGATGGGCTTCGTCGACGCGATCAAGCAGGTCCTCGACCTGACCCCGACCGATGGTCAGCGGCTGCTGTTCTCCGCGACCCTCGACCACGGCGTGGACCAGGTCGCCCAGGCCTACCTGACCGACCCGGTGACGCACTCGACCGACGACGTCGCGGCCTCCGTGGACACCATGGAGCACCACGTCTTCCTCGTGCACCCGCACCACAAGAAGCCGATCACCGCGGCGATCGCCAACCGGCCCGGCCGCACCGTGGTCTTCTGCCGGACCAAGCTCGGCGCCGACCGCGTCGCCATGCAGCTGCGCGACTCCGGCGTCTTCGCCGCCGCGCTGCACGGTGGTCTCAACCAGGCCCAGCGCACCCGGGTGCTGGACGCCTTCAAGGGCGGCACCCTGCCGGTCCTGGTCGCCACCGACGTCGCCGCCCGCGGCATCCACGTCGACGAGGTCTCCCTGGTCCTGCAGGTCGACCCGCCGGCCGACCACAAGGACTACCTGCACCGCTCGGGCCGCACGGCGCGCGCTGGTGAGGACGGCGTCGTGGTGACCCTGGCGCTCCCGCACCAGAAGCGTCAGGTCGGTCGCCTGCTCGACGCCGCCGGCGTGCAGACCGACCCGCTGCCGGTCGCCCCGGAGGACGTGGCGGTCATCGAGACCGCCGGCGGCTCCGTGCCCGACGCCGAGCCGATCCCCCAGAGCCGCCTCGACGACATCCTGCGTCCCCCGCGCCCGCAGGGGCGGGGCGGCCGGGGCCGCTACAACGACCGCAACGGTCGTGACGGCGGCCGTGGCGGACGGGGTGGCTACGGCGGCCGTGGCGGTGACCGCGACCAGCGCGGTGGCCCCTCGCGGCGCCCGCGTCGCGACCCCGACGCCCCGGCCCGCGACGCGCGCCCCGACTGGCGCCCGCGCGGCTGA